The Actinomyces wuliandei genome contains the following window.
CCGGGAGGACGAGCTGATCGAGCGCTTTGCCCTGGACCCGAGCAGGAAGGTGCGCACCTACTCCAAGGGCAACCGGCAGAAGGTGGCACTGGTGGCGGCACTGGCCGCACCCACCAGCCTGCTGATTCTCGACGAGCCGACCAGTGGCCTGGACCCGCTGATGGAGCAGGTCTTCATGGATGAGGTGACCCGGGCCGCGGCCCAGGGGCGCACCGTGCTGCTGTCCAGCCATGTCCTCGCCGAGGTGCAGCGCCTGTGCAGCGCCGTGACGATCATCAAGGACGGGCGCGTGGTGGAGCAGGGCGACTTGACCCGGCTGCAACAGCTGGCCCGTACCCAGATCAAGGTCGGCGGCAACGCGGATCTGCTGCGCGGCATCGCGGCGTCGCTGCCGCAGCTGGAAGGCGATCTGTCGGTGGAGGACGACCGCCTGAGCGTGCAGGTGAGTTCCGCCCGGGTCCCCCAGGTACTGGCGGCCGTCGCCGCGCAGGGAGCCACCGACGTGAGCTGTCAGCCCGCGAGCCTGGAGGACCTGTTCCTGCGTCACTACGAGGAGGTACGCAGATGAGCGCCCACGATGAGCTGCGCGGCATGGGCCGCGCGCTGCGGCTGACCGCCCGGAGACTGCGCGTGCAGGCACTCGCCTGGATCCTTCCCCTGTGGCTGGGAACGGCCTCCTTCGCCCCGGCCTACCAGGACGCCTACTTCTCCGACGCCGGCGGCGCCGGTGGTGCGGGCGGCGCGGGTGGTAATGCCGTGGTCGAGGCGCTGCGCGCCTCCCCCGGCACACGCCTCCTGTACGGCGAGCTCCCCGAGCCCGGCACAACAGGTCAGCTGGTGGAGTGGGAGGGCGCCACCTACCTGCTCGTGTGCACCGCGCTCATGGCGGTGCTGCTGACCTGCCGCCTGATGCGCGCGGACGAGGACGAGGGCCTGACCGAGCTGTTGCGGAGCGCGGGCGCTGGGAGGTGGGTACCCTTCCTGGCTCCGGTGCTGGTGACCTGGGCGGCGGTCGGCGTCCTGGCCGCCTTCGTGGGCGGCACGCTCGTGGCCGAGGCACACGGGATTGAGGCGCTGACCGCGTCGGGCGCCTGGGCGCTGGCAGGAGTGACCGCGAGCGTCGGCTGGGGCTTCGCGGGGCTGGCCGCCGTGGTCTGCCAGTTAGCACGCAGCGTTGCCGACGCCCGCCCCCTGGCACTGGCATGTGTTGGGGTTGCCTTCGTGGTGCGGGTGCTGGCCGATGAATCCGGTGCTGCCTGGCTGCGGTGGACCACACCGCTGGGCTGGCGCGACCTGGTCGCCCCCTACACCGACGACGACCCCGTCCCGCTGGCGGCGTGCACCGCGATATGCGTTGCCCTGGTGGTGGCGGCCGGAGCACTGTACGCCCACCGGGAGTATGCGGGCGGCTACCTGCCCGACCGAGCCACCAGCCGGCGCCGCTGGCGGCTCCACGGCTACGCCGACCTACTCACGCGCCTGTCCACACGCGCAACACTGACATGGGTGGCGGCAGTGGCCTGCTTCTCGACGCTATTCGGTTCTACGACCGAGGGCATCCTGGAGATGATGCAGGACGATCGCATCACCGCCTATGTGGACATGCTGACGCAGGCCGCTGACGGCGTGATGGCGCAGTTCATGTCGTTGATGACCGTGATGATGGCGCTGCTGATCGCAGTGGCGGCGACTGGGCAGGCGAGCCGGCTGGCCGCCGATGAGGCCGCCGGCCTGGTGGATGCTGAGGTCGCCGTCGGGATGCCGCGCTGGCGCCTGTTCCTGACGCAGGCCGCCTCGGCGGCAGCGGTGGGGACAATTCTGCTGGTGCTGTGCGGGACGGCGCTGGCCGCTGCCACGGCCACGCAGGTGACCGAGGACCACGCTGTGGAGCGGGCCTTCGTGTTCACCGTCAGCCAGCTGCCCGGAGTGCTGGCAGCGACCGGCATCACCCTGGCGGTGATCGGTGTGGCGCCGCAGCGCTTCGGGATCGTGTGGGCGGTGATCGCCTGGAGCGCCTTCGCCAGGCTGCTCGGCGGCCTGGTGGACCTGCCCCGGTGGGCTCAGGAGCTGAGCGTGGTGGGGCACCACCTCGACGTCGTCGGCAGCCCCGACTGGATGCCGCTAGCGGTGCAGGCCGCAGTCGGCCTGGGCGGCACGTTCCTGGGCCTGGCCGCCTACCTGTGCCGCGACCTGTCCCGGTGAGCGCGCTGACAGCCTGGTCCTCACGTTCCCCGCCCCCTGCTGAGACCACGTCAGGGACCCATGAGCCACCAGGAGGCACGCGCGGTGCAGCCCGCCTCCACGGTCAATGTTCTGACCGGTAGACCATCTGCGTATTGACCGGTAGACCACCTGCGTATTGACCGGTAGACCACCTGCGTATTGACCGGTAGACCACCTGCGTATTGACCGGTAATCGCTCGGCCTTCTGTACGATACCTCTATGTCATACCTGCTCCGTCACCTGGACTCCTACCTTGACGAGCTCTTTCCAGCCCTGCCTGCCATCGCCATCGAAGGGGCCAAGGGCGTCGGCAAGACCGAGACCGCGCTCCGGCGCGTCACGCGGGTCCTACGGCTGGACGAGCACGACGTGGCGCAGCTCGTCGCAGCCGGCGGCAAGGACTTTCTGGAGAGAGGTCGCAGGTCAGTGCTGCTGGACGAGTGGCAACACCTCCCCCAGGTGTGGGACTGGGTGCGCAGAATGGTCGATGACAGGTCCACGACACCGGTTCTGCTTACCGGAAGCGCGACCCCGCGTCAGGGAACGACCACTCATTCAGGCGCTGGCCGGATCGTGTCTGTCCTGATGCGCCCGATGTCCCTCACGGAGCGTGGCACCACCCCCGGCGGACTGAGTCTTGCCGCTCTCCTGGCCGGGGACTGCTCGTTCACCGCGGAGAGCACGATGACTCTGCCTGACTACGCTGAGGAGGTCTGCGCCTCGGGCTTTCCCGGGATCCGCCCGCTGACGTCCCGGGCGAGAGCCGTCCAGCTCGACTCCTACATCGAGCGCGTCATTGACCGTGACATCCTTGAGCAGGGCGGCTCGATCCGCAGACCCGGATCTCTCCGGGCCTGGCTACGCTCCTACGCTGCGGCGACGTCCACGACCGCCTCCTACTCGGCGATCCTTGACGCAGCCACTGCGGGAGACTCAGGCAAACCAGCCCGGAGCACCACCCAGACCTACCGCGACCTGCTCACCCGGATCTGGGTCCTCGACCCTGTGCCCACCTGGGACCTCAACCCTTCAGCCGGGTCGCGGCTCAAGACCTCGTCCAAGCACCAGCTCGTCGATCCTGCGGTATCTGCCCGGTTGCTCGGGACCACTGCGTCGGCACTCATGAGCGCACGACCGGGTTCGGGCGAGCTGTTCGGGCGTCTGTTCGAGGCCCTTGCCACGCTCTGCGTCAGAGCCGCCTCGCTGACCGTGGACGCGAGGGTCGGCCATCTGAGGACGCGCAACGGCGACCACGAGATCGACCTCGTCGTCGAGGACTCCCACGGCCGTGTCGTGGCGTTCGAGGTCAAGCTGGCACGAGACGTCGGCGACCGCGACGTCGCCCACCTGGCCTGGCTCAAGAGGCAGCTCGGCGATCGTCTGTCGGCGGGCGTTGTCCTCACGGCAGGACGTCACGCCTACCTCAGGGAAGACGGGTTCCTCGTCCTCCCGCTCGCCCTGCTGGACTAGCTGCCATGACGAGGGCACCCCGCCTGTAGCGACACACGCCTCCGCAGTAGCCGCGCTCACTACGAGACGATGCCCGTAGGGGGTGCCCGTAGGGCGGGAGCGCTCAGCGGGTACGAGCCTCCACGCGCCGCGCCAGCGCACCCAGAGCCCAGTTGATGAGCACGTAGACCACCGCGATGATGACGTAGGCGGGCAGGTACACGTCGAGGTGGGCACTGACCCGCGCGGAGGACACCAGCAGGCGCCCCGCGTACATGAGCTCGGCGTAAGCCACCACGTAGCCCAGCGAGGAGTCCTTGAGAATCGTCACCAGCTGGGTGACCAGGGTCGGCAGCATCAGGCGCAGCGCCTGAGGGGCCAGCACCAGGCGCATGGTCTGGCCCCGGCTCAGCCCCAGCGCCTGGGCGGCCTCGGTCTGCCCCCGGTCCAGGGCGGCCACCCCGGATCGGAACACCTCCGCTGTGGTCGCCGAGGAGCACATGATGACGGGGACGGTCAGCATCCAGAACGGTGACAGCGTCAGCCCCCAGCGCGGCACCGCCAGCAGGAAGAAGTAGATGAGCAGCAGCATGGGGACGGCGCGCATGGCGTCGATCCAGGTGCCGACCACCGAGCGCACCACCGTGGAGCGGCTCATGCGCGCCCAGCCCAGGCCGATCCCCAGGGGGAAGGACAATGCGGCGCCCACAAGGGTGACAAGCAGGGTGTCGGCCAGTGCGCGGCCGAGATAGCTGACGACCGACTGCCCCAGGAAGTAGCGCCACCTGGGATAGGCCAGCTGGCCTGCCTGGTCGAGCTGCACCAGGGCGGCTGCCACCAGCGCCACGAGGACCAGGGTGACGGCTACTGAGCCGATGAGAATGCGGCGCCGTCCCCTGGGGCCGGGAGCGTCGAAGAGCAGGTCGGCGTCGGTGGTGCCGCGCGGGCGAGAAGGGGTGCGTGCGGTCAGGAGGCTCATGGGCGGGGCTCCCCTCCGGTGACGCGGCGCTCCAGCAGGGAGCCGAGCCTGGTGGCAAGGAAGGCGATAGCCAGGTAGGTCAGGCCCGAAGTGAGGAAGGTGATCACCGCCTGCGCGTAGCGCAGGTTGAGCTGCTGGGTGACGTTAGTCAGCTCGGGCACACCGATGGCAGCAGCAAGCGAGGAGCCGATGAGGCAGGAGATGAAGATGTTGACCAGCGGCTGGATGGTGCGGGCCAGCGCCTGGGGCAGCACCACGGTGGTGATGATGAGCCCGAAGGGCATTCCCAGGGCTCGGGCCGCCTCGACCTGCCCCTTGGGCACGGAGTTGATGCCGGAGCGCACCGTCTCGCACACGAAGCCGGAGGCGGAGAAGACAATAGCGGTGACAGCGGCGGCGAACAGGGACAGCGGCACCCCGGCGCGTGGGGCGGCGAAGGCCGCCAGGATCATCAGGCACAGGGTCGGGATGTTGCAGGCCAGCGTCACCCAGGCGGTGCCCAGGACCCGCAGCGGCGGGATCGGGCTGACGCGAAAGACCGCGATGAGCGTACCGACCAGCAGCGCGAGCATGAAGCCGAGCACGGCGATCACGAGGGTTGTGGCCAGGCCCTGGCTGATCATGCCGAGGTTGTCAGTGATGACGCTCACGGGCACCTCCTTCGGACGGCCAGGCGCGGGCCACCAGGCCCGGCCACCCGGCACGTGTGGACTGTGAACAGGTCAGGGGACCGCTGCGGGTCAGTCGGTCGCCTCCGGCGTCGCGGCACCATCGGTGGCCTCCGGCGACGCAGTATCCGAGGTGCCAGAGGCGTCAGCGGAGGCGGTGGGTGACGCCCCAGCTGTCTCAGAGCCGGGGACGGAGCCGATGGCAGGGCGCTGCGGAGCGTCGCCGCCCATGACGGCGCCGATGGTGGCCGCCCAGATAGCGTCCCAGGTTCCGTCCTCGTAGATGGTCTCCAGGAAGGTGTTGACGAACTCCTGGGCGTCGGAGTCCTTGGGCAGCCCGATGCCGTAGGGGTCCTCGGTGAAGGGCTCGCCGACGATCGTGACGGCGTCGTTGGACTGCATCACACTGAGCTGGAGGGACTGGTCGACGACGTAGGCGTCCACCTGGCCCGCCTCGAGGGCGGCCACGCAGTCGCCGTTCTCCTGGAACGGCACCTGCTCCGCCTGCGGGGCGGCCTCGTCCAGAGCGGGGCCGGAGGAGGAGTTGGACTGGACGGCCACCTTCACGCCCGCCAGGTCCTCGACACCGTTGATGCCGGTCTCCTCGGCACGCACCATGACGGACTGGCCGGAGGAGTAGTAAGGGCCGGCAAAGGCGATCTTCTCAGCGCGCTCGGGGGTGATGGTGTAGGTGGCAAGGACGGCGTCCACCTGCCCGTTCTCGATCATGGTCTCGCGGGTGTCAGAGGTGACCTGGGTTACCTCCAAGAGGGAGCGGGCGTCGTCCCCGCCGATGATGTAGCGGGCCAGGGCCTGTGCGAAGGCGGCGTCGAAGCCGGAGACCTCACCAGTGGTCGCGTCCTCCAGGGAGAAGACCTCGGAGGTCTTGGTGCCCCCGGTCCTGAGCACCCCGGCCTCACGCACGGCCGACGCCCAGGAGGAGGCGGCCACCACGTCGTCAGAGGCCACCGGACCGGAGTTGATAACGGTGTCGTAGTCGGAGTCCGAGACCTCGACCGCCTCACCGTCGGCACCAGTGTCGGCGCAGGCTGCCAGCACGGCCGCCAGCGAGACGGCAGCGCTGGCACCCAGAAGGCGGCGGCGGGTCAGGCTGGTCGGGACGGTCAGGGCGGGGCGGGTGTGCGGGGCAGTCATGTCAGGAGACCTTTCACAGGGGCTGGTTTCATAGGGGCTGACGACAGCTGCCGGGGCGGCTGCGCGTCGCTCAGAGGT
Protein-coding sequences here:
- a CDS encoding amino acid ABC transporter permease; amino-acid sequence: MSLLTARTPSRPRGTTDADLLFDAPGPRGRRRILIGSVAVTLVLVALVAAALVQLDQAGQLAYPRWRYFLGQSVVSYLGRALADTLLVTLVGAALSFPLGIGLGWARMSRSTVVRSVVGTWIDAMRAVPMLLLIYFFLLAVPRWGLTLSPFWMLTVPVIMCSSATTAEVFRSGVAALDRGQTEAAQALGLSRGQTMRLVLAPQALRLMLPTLVTQLVTILKDSSLGYVVAYAELMYAGRLLVSSARVSAHLDVYLPAYVIIAVVYVLINWALGALARRVEARTR
- a CDS encoding glutamate ABC transporter substrate-binding protein, which codes for MTAPHTRPALTVPTSLTRRRLLGASAAVSLAAVLAACADTGADGEAVEVSDSDYDTVINSGPVASDDVVAASSWASAVREAGVLRTGGTKTSEVFSLEDATTGEVSGFDAAFAQALARYIIGGDDARSLLEVTQVTSDTRETMIENGQVDAVLATYTITPERAEKIAFAGPYYSSGQSVMVRAEETGINGVEDLAGVKVAVQSNSSSGPALDEAAPQAEQVPFQENGDCVAALEAGQVDAYVVDQSLQLSVMQSNDAVTIVGEPFTEDPYGIGLPKDSDAQEFVNTFLETIYEDGTWDAIWAATIGAVMGGDAPQRPAIGSVPGSETAGASPTASADASGTSDTASPEATDGAATPEATD
- a CDS encoding amino acid ABC transporter permease gives rise to the protein MSVITDNLGMISQGLATTLVIAVLGFMLALLVGTLIAVFRVSPIPPLRVLGTAWVTLACNIPTLCLMILAAFAAPRAGVPLSLFAAAVTAIVFSASGFVCETVRSGINSVPKGQVEAARALGMPFGLIITTVVLPQALARTIQPLVNIFISCLIGSSLAAAIGVPELTNVTQQLNLRYAQAVITFLTSGLTYLAIAFLATRLGSLLERRVTGGEPRP
- a CDS encoding ABC transporter ATP-binding protein, whose translation is MRNPDSPIRVQGLVKRFGRFTALDGLDLEVAVGQVHGFLGPNGAGKSTTIRTLLGLHHPDGGRVRVLGTDPRRAAPEINREISYVAGDVALWPSLTGGQVLDALAGLRGRRDPTREDELIERFALDPSRKVRTYSKGNRQKVALVAALAAPTSLLILDEPTSGLDPLMEQVFMDEVTRAAAQGRTVLLSSHVLAEVQRLCSAVTIIKDGRVVEQGDLTRLQQLARTQIKVGGNADLLRGIAASLPQLEGDLSVEDDRLSVQVSSARVPQVLAAVAAQGATDVSCQPASLEDLFLRHYEEVRR
- a CDS encoding ABC transporter permease, which encodes MSAHDELRGMGRALRLTARRLRVQALAWILPLWLGTASFAPAYQDAYFSDAGGAGGAGGAGGNAVVEALRASPGTRLLYGELPEPGTTGQLVEWEGATYLLVCTALMAVLLTCRLMRADEDEGLTELLRSAGAGRWVPFLAPVLVTWAAVGVLAAFVGGTLVAEAHGIEALTASGAWALAGVTASVGWGFAGLAAVVCQLARSVADARPLALACVGVAFVVRVLADESGAAWLRWTTPLGWRDLVAPYTDDDPVPLAACTAICVALVVAAGALYAHREYAGGYLPDRATSRRRWRLHGYADLLTRLSTRATLTWVAAVACFSTLFGSTTEGILEMMQDDRITAYVDMLTQAADGVMAQFMSLMTVMMALLIAVAATGQASRLAADEAAGLVDAEVAVGMPRWRLFLTQAASAAAVGTILLVLCGTALAAATATQVTEDHAVERAFVFTVSQLPGVLAATGITLAVIGVAPQRFGIVWAVIAWSAFARLLGGLVDLPRWAQELSVVGHHLDVVGSPDWMPLAVQAAVGLGGTFLGLAAYLCRDLSR
- a CDS encoding ATP-binding protein, which encodes MSYLLRHLDSYLDELFPALPAIAIEGAKGVGKTETALRRVTRVLRLDEHDVAQLVAAGGKDFLERGRRSVLLDEWQHLPQVWDWVRRMVDDRSTTPVLLTGSATPRQGTTTHSGAGRIVSVLMRPMSLTERGTTPGGLSLAALLAGDCSFTAESTMTLPDYAEEVCASGFPGIRPLTSRARAVQLDSYIERVIDRDILEQGGSIRRPGSLRAWLRSYAAATSTTASYSAILDAATAGDSGKPARSTTQTYRDLLTRIWVLDPVPTWDLNPSAGSRLKTSSKHQLVDPAVSARLLGTTASALMSARPGSGELFGRLFEALATLCVRAASLTVDARVGHLRTRNGDHEIDLVVEDSHGRVVAFEVKLARDVGDRDVAHLAWLKRQLGDRLSAGVVLTAGRHAYLREDGFLVLPLALLD